A part of Deltaproteobacteria bacterium genomic DNA contains:
- a CDS encoding IS3 family transposase has translation MGRKSKFSPEVRERSVRLVFEHKSKYGSEWEAIGSIAAKIGCTAETLRKWV, from the coding sequence ATGGGAAGGAAGAGCAAGTTCTCACCTGAGGTCCGGGAGCGATCGGTTCGGCTGGTCTTCGAGCACAAGAGCAAGTACGGCTCGGAGTGGGAGGCGATCGGCTCGATCGCGGCGAAGATCGGTTGCACGGCGGAGACGCTGCGCAAATGGGTTC